A single region of the Mugil cephalus isolate CIBA_MC_2020 chromosome 4, CIBA_Mcephalus_1.1, whole genome shotgun sequence genome encodes:
- the lsm3 gene encoding snRNA-associated Sm-like protein LSm3 encodes MADEVEQQPTTNTVEEPLDLIRLSLDERIYVKMRNDRELRGRLHAYDQHLNMILGDVEETVTTVEIDEETYEELYKSTKRNIPMLFVRGDGVVLVAPPLRVG; translated from the exons ATGGCGGACGAAGTTGAGCAG CAACCGACAACCAACACGGTAGAGGAGCCTCTGGATCTGATCAGACTCAGTCTAGATGAACGAATCTACGTCAAGATGAGGAACGACCGGGAGCTCCGTGGCAGATTGCAT GCCTACGATCAGCACCTGAACATGATCCTGGGTGATGTGGAAGAGACGGTGACGACAGTGGAGATTGATGAGGAGACTTATGAAGAACTCTACAAG tcgACCAAGAGAAACATCCCCATGCTGTTTGTAAGAGGAGACGGCGTTGTCCTGGTAGCTCCACCTCTCAGGGTGGGATAA